A segment of the Pristiophorus japonicus isolate sPriJap1 chromosome 1, sPriJap1.hap1, whole genome shotgun sequence genome:
GGTAATCTGCCATGGAACAAAAACTACATTCAAAACAGCCACCTAAGAGCAGTGGAACAGCTTAAATGTTGCATTGTCTTCTCCGAATTAATCCAGCCAGTTCCTCGGTTACTTAGCATAAGCTGTAAACATTAATGGAGCAAAGTTCCTCGGGaaaagactgtgtttgtgtgttaTTAATGGCCCTCAGGAGTCAAGCAGTAAGGTGAAGGGGTACAAGGTGGGAGGGGAATTCCAGAGAGTAAGGTGAAGGCAGCAGAAGACTCTGCCACTGTTGATGAGGGGGTGGAGCCAGAGTCAGAGTACTGAACAGCACAAGCTAGGACAGATGGCGGAAGTTGGTTGCAGAGACAGGGTGTggcaagggatttgtaaacaaataaattcaatggattggaaaacagctTTATCACTATGCTTCTCAGTATTAAATTAAATTTTCAGAGCTCACCATTTTGTTAACAGGTCATTAAATACAGAGAAAAACAAGCATTTTTCCATTTTTTGTTTTGAAGAGGAATTTCAAGCTCCATGTTTAAAAAAACACAGGCTCACTATTATGTGGCAAATGTGCCAAAGAGGCATGGTTATGATCAGCAGTTTAAAATGGGTACTCCAAACAACATGAACACAAAACATAAATGGTTACTtttgatttgaatttttttttgtagCTGTAATTCATTTATAAAAGTACCTGTCACTTTGACCTGCAGATGATTTGGAAAAAGTGTTTGCCACAGGGAcaaacaatcatcatcatcggcagtccctcgaatcgaggatggcttgcttccacgtcaaaaagttcacaggtgtttcaatgaaggaccaaaaattccagatcccaaactaaatcttgaagggtggaagatgcctgtgcgtggatttttttaacgtgtggtggtcgttgcacaccagccacgcatgggcttgacagagctaggtcttgtccagtggcaaggattaaccaagatgactggagacctgctctgctgcacagacctagtgcgcacacatatcacagtgtgggctggtccatgctgcccttgggccctcacctcttctggccccgaactcacgcctctcctgggccccaatcacatccctctacaatctctcgccgctcattcgccccgacctcgccactcctgtagtacctgcccacgctccaatcaccgatctggaccttggtgacgtcccttttcgctgctgttgctctcctgctccagcgcgTGCTGCCTCCCTGGAGTGgtgtgctgccacgctgctccttccgctccccggcctgcccgatggtgctcgcaggccaggggccgctcagcctgctggaccAGGTCGccacgctccctggcctgctccaaaCAATACAAGTCCTAGCACTACTATACATACCTGCAGACAAAACTGGAGATTCACGTCCATGTCGGAGTTTTACACACAGGTCATATGCTTTTTTGCCCTCTGGATAGAGGACTAGACAGCACCATACAAGTACATTCCGACCTGTTGGCAGCCATTGCTCTGGTCTGCGCTTCCCGTGCAGTGGCATTTACAGGGCACATTTCCCCCCTTACATCATCAGGGTCGATACAGGGTGAAGTGATTTTAAAACAGATGAAAGAAATGCGCTAAGTCAAACAAGAAAGAACTGGTGGATACCAGCTAACACATAGACAGGTATTTTTCTGCTATGCAAGATCACGGATTTTTGCAGGGAGAGGCAATCTTATACTTGGGTCACCTTATACGAGAATACAAAGGATCATTTGTACATTTATTTCAAACGTGTATTTCAGATATAGGGGGAATGCCATCAAAAAATGGTAGAGTACAATCCCTTTTTAATAAAGATTATTTTCTTCCCctcctggctgacactccagtgcagtgctgcgggagtgctgtgctgtcagagatgccgtcttttgggcgagacattaaaccgaggtcccgtctcctcgctcaggtgagcataaaagatcccatttcgaagaacagcagagaagttatcctcggtgtcctgggccaatatttatccctcaatcaacaaaacagattgtctggtcaatagcatattgctgtttgtggggacttgctgtgtgcgcaaatttgctaccacatttcccacattacaacagtgactacacgccaaaagtacttaattggctgtcaagcactttgagacgtccagtggtcttgAAATGCACTACACAAATCCAATTATTTCTTTTTTTCCCTTTTCCTTAAATGAAAGTCATTTTCCTTTGCAACAGGGTTCAATTTACTTATACTGGAGCAAAGCAGACTTTCCAGTACTTGCAGATTCCACGCCTAGTAGGGTTGAGGGGCAGTCTGGCAAAGAAACACTTCTCAGACATTGAGTTATTGATATGAGGTGGGTCACATCAAATCCCTCCCTCAGGCCTCTTCAGCATGGCTGCCCTAATGCAGCATGAGTCACCAGAACTTCAATCTCTTTGTAAAATTAAACCATGACTGATGACCCTATAACTAAGGTCAGCATCATGATTTTGCTTCCTGTGGACCTAGAGCAACAGTACAGCATTTTCATCAATAGCCAATTGGGCATCTATCATATTTGCCACTGCACCAGCCAATGGGAAAGCTTGAGAGGTTTGCTACCTTAAATAGAAGGTTTGCTACCTTAACACTGAAGAAGAATGCAAACAGCCAggtataaaacattttaaaataatcaaTTTAAAGCTGTATGTCATTAAGCACTAAACATTCTGTACAGTAACAGAGTTtatgggtgtaatgtatgcacatgtgagtatgctcacaggtttgtagagctgttgcattgtgagtggcttagccagtcgcgtgatgttcacaagactcaataaaaccttagtcagttgagtctaggttatccacgatgaggtatgcagttgcgagtctagtggacgaactggtaatatgtagtttgattgttaaacctttgttaataaacccaaCTCGTTCTCAATAGCAATAAGTTGCtgtgaattcctaagcaaagaacccatgaagcaaatacattacaaatgggAGTCACACTCTCTTCTGTCTCAAAAAGCAGGTTGTAGCTTCTCCAGCAATGAGAGTGATAACATCTAGGTCAGAAGTCTTGCATTTAAAGCTGTTAATCAGAAAATAAAGCCTGTAAGAAATGCTCAGTACAGAAGATTTGTTCAAATGAAGAATCTTCGAAACAAACTGTAGATAGTAAAATCACTATCTTTAAAGTCTGCTTCAATCTTGTTGTTTCAGATTTACTGGTGCCGGATATGGCAGAGTCAAAGTTTATTATTCATGTGACTCTCATGTGGCAGACGAAATAGGAACAATGTATTGTGTACTGCTATGAATGACAATGCACACCAATCGGCATATTACAAATGATTTTATAGCAAGTTTTGCCTGTACACTACAGAAATTTTCTATATGGCAACACAGGAAAACGTGAAACAGAACACAACCTAAAAGTGCACAAAGTACTTCAACAGAAGGAggaaaagaaaaggaaagaaatTATTGCTAAATTTCAGTCAGTTGGTCTATTGAAATACAAATGAACTACAGTAATATGCCAACTgataaaacaaaaaaaatcacaaaaaaacatcCAATTTACCTCACTGGCGTAATTAATCAATCTTTACCTGGTGGTTACACGGATACATTATGAGTAATTGTTTAAAGTTCTCAATCATGATTTCCAAATTACAATTCATATGACTCAACTGAAAACAAATGAAACCATAAAATGTCATTCTGTATTACCTTAGAAATTAATGCTGATGCCCCACAacctttttttgaaaaaaaaacaatttgaAATACGTAAATAAAGCTCATTCATTCCCTTTAAAACCAGGGATAATATTCTTCAATATTTACTGTATTCAATGTGGTCTCCCACTGGATTTTAACTCATTACTCAGAATACTGGCATGGTGGCCCTTTACAAAATTGGTCCATGGGCAAACAAGCACAAACTGGCACAAGAACCTTATGTGCAAACTAGACATGTGAAAATAAATCTATGTTGTGCTCTTCTATAAAAAGGCATCTGGAGACAATCTTTCAAATCCAACCCAAAATGCTAACAAAAGTAAATTACAAAAAGGACAGAAGAAGGTGGCAAtttctatcttttaaaaaaaacacagtggAATTTTAACGAAAAAACAATTCCAATCAAAAAACAAAGGCATAATTTTTGGACTCGTGCACAGGTCTGTTTAAGGAAGGTGTGTCAGAAATAGAAATAGTCATTTGTATGCAGGAAAAGTGGCACAAGGTGTGAAACTTCAGGCTGTCAGCTGCTGATTATACCAGCACATTTAGCCAAGTAAACAGCAAATTGTAAATGGATCTGCGCGCCCTGTGTACCATCTGCTGCACCGAACACATCGTCTGGTTTGTTTTCCACCATTAAGCATTTTTGTTTCCAATTAAAAACAAATCCTAGCTTGATTTGAAAGCAGATAAATTGCCCAGGTGTTACCTCATTTGGTACACATTGCCACTGAGAGGTCACTTACACAGAAGCACCGTCTCCATCATGGCATGATCGAGGGACTCGGTCTTTTTAATGGAATATTTACAGAAAATGGCAACATTAATAGATGGCAGTACTACGCAGGCCCATGGGATAACTGTAGTAATTCAATTTTAATACATAAATGTGCAGCTAAATAATTTTTGGCCAAACAGTCATCAGCATTGACGTCACTGCCAATCCTTGGGGAGTTTAATGATTGAGAATATCTGAAATGCAAAATGGTTGTTCTAATAACGCCATCACAGCATTTGGCTATCTGGCTCATGGGCACTTATTACACTAGTTGTGATGTAGATCCAAACAGACAGTGTAAAGTTTACAAAGAGGGATCTCAGACTGGGCCCAGCGCTCTTTCATAGGTGACTGAGAAAATAGTGTTATCCCTCAACGTGAAAAATGGGATGATTTTATTTGGCAAATAGACCGTGCTTATCATCTGGTGGGTTCATAgtagggtggagtggggaggggaagaTAAGAGAAAGAGAACAGAGGCCTGTGATTACAAAACGAAGGAGCACCTTCAACAAAACAAGGCTTTTTTTAAAGCTAATTTTTGataaattatatttaaaaaaaaatattccaatGCATTCCAGTTCCAAAAGTGCAATCTGCAAGACTTCAAAACTTTTCAGTAGTGCTTCTCCTGCAAATAATCCTTCATTTTGTTtggcaaaggcagtttttgaattaAGTCTATTCGAGTGTATTGACGAATGACAAAACGGCACAGATACTGTAGTGAACGCACTTGCATGAACCGGGAGACTGGGTTTGTTAGTCTTACAGGATAAGTTGCAGAGCCAGGCAGACGAGACCGAGAATAGCAAAATGCTCCATTTTCAGAATCCTTAATTGAATGCTCAATCAGCTCCACGATGGACGTGTGCCCCTCCACGTCAGGCTGTTCATAAAAGCTAAACCTGCCGTTTGAGTGCTCTATTCTAGTGTGAAGAGTTTTGCCTTGTGAACGAAAACTCAGGCTTAAAAGGTAACGGTCATCAGAACTATCGCGCACAAGAAAAGAACCGTCAGGCACATTGGCAAGCTTCTCCTCTGCCTCCCAACGGGTTATGGGGCCCCAGTACCATCCTTGCTTTGCAAGTTTTTTCAGTTCTTCGGTGAGACTTGTGACCACCATTGGACCATTACTTTGCACAGAGTCATAAACTCTTCCTACTCCGGGAGCCGAATTTGGATCAAAGTTCAAATGATGACGAACTCTTTCTGCCACATGGGCCGCTGTACCACCAAACCCAGGAAATGTCAACTGCATTTGATTTGGAACTGGAGGTAGGAGTGGAGATAGCGGAGGGATATCAACATGGTTAGAACAGGAGTTCTGCAAAATGACACCTGTGGTACCAATCAATAGACCATTTACAGGCGGGTCCAAGAAGATATCAGAAGCAACCATTAAATCTGGGACCATAGGGTCTTCATCTGCCTGTAGAGCACTACTACATACATGGGCTGGCACTGATGCAACTTCCATTGGCAATGGATTGTCAAGACAATAGGTACGGGACCCTTCCATAGGATACATTCCCTCATCTAAAGGCATTGTGTACTGAATGTAGTTCTGAGGCATTAATCCAATAACAACAGGACCATGACAAGATTCATCAAGATTCAGATGAGAGTTGCCATTTTGGGACTCAATTTCTTTGATTGTGTTGTTCTGGTCCTGAAACACATGGTCTGTCTGCATATCGTGGAACTCCTTACGAACTCCATTTAACGCCTGGGTTGGACTATTATTGTGGACTAATGCTTTGACCTTAACCTCCATTTTAATGCAGGTCTCTTCCGAGCTGGCTGATCGCAAAGGCCAAGGTGTAGGACTGTAATGGTGGCTACGAAGTGACGTGGACCTCAAGGGTCTTTGAGCTTTTAAATCATTAATGCTCGTTGGGGTTGAAGAGGAGGAAAATCGATCGTCCTCCACTGAATTGACTGAAGGTGAACTCCCTTTAGCCTTTTGTTTCTGCTTTGCAGAAAGCCTCCTTTTCAGCGTACCCATCAAACCTTCACCCTTTGCCTTATTTTTTGGTCCTTTATCATCCTCATCTGCTTTGCTTAGATCATTACCAGCCAAATCTTTCCCGTAGCAACTAAAGAGAGAGTCCTCCTTCCCAAAATCGGTGACAAGTGACGGCTGCTGTACCACCACAAATTCATTTTCATCTTTGCCTTTGTTCAAGTTGAAGGATTTTTTAATCGTTTTAAGGCTTATTTTCTTCATCCTGGAAAAGGCGTCCAAGTCCTTCCGCACAGCAGTGGCTCCAATGATGCTCTTTGGACCAACCTAGCCAACGCGTTTTACTTGGTGTAAAACACAGCTAAACACCAAGATGTCCATCTCCTGCAAAGATACACAAAACAGTTTTACATTTCAACATTTAAATACATATATTTTAGGATATAAAGAACAAGCGGTGTACATTCAAATGTTTCTAGTCTATTCCTAATATTGAAACACAACAGTGTGCAAAGGTAACCTAAATCTCTTCTGATAGATGTAaaacacttggggctggatttttagttgcctaacgcctcagttagcagccagaggagGCATTAATGGGTGCGTAAAAGGTGACCGACCGGGAGTGGAGCTTTTAGCACCCAgactgaaaattcattagaggctcaccggcggcgcaaaccattagcgcctggctgtTGACGATCACTCCAATCAGGACGTATTCCTGATGCAACGCCAtgcttgcgccccggtcggtaaattaggtgcggctGCCTCATTAAGCCAagaatgtctggaaaaacagtcggtgcaggcttgcagagttgttaactggtggctacttaaagggatgagggaaaggcttcccttggaggtcacagtcagtgcaacgtttacacaaagcacggtgtgtgagcctccaagtggcagacagacataacagtacaggttgaaaacaagtgattttcataaccttaatgggtgcattactataccGTGCCTCCAAGACTCggattttcccgggatctgattcggagttctgcgcatgttcaATGGGCCtgaaaaatgtaccgaccaaactttcattatcgccctcccccagctctggtgtgcaacggctgatttatcttccccgtcagctctttgaccgactctgatgaatttctgggcagagggtgcaaacattttcaaggcgctaaaattactgctCCGTCTGGATTACCACCCCAAATGAGGcctgaccaaatttctccccctaagaatTTACAAAGAAATGTCCTAATAATGTGTTAAAAATGGCTTCAATTACCCCTACGATACCTGAAAAAAGCCCGACAGCCAAGGGACCCAAGAGTGGCAGCAGCGAAAGCAGAGTATGTCCGGCAAATTCAAAAACAAAACATGGAGCGACGTCACAGGACGGGGTAGGTAggggattggttggtgagtattggcATTTATTTCTCTCTCTAAACTAGGACAGTGGTTTAAACTATGAGCTGGGAAACTCTAAAACactattaaattaataacttaaccAGATAAatgaattaatataactataaataatcatttgaATAAAAAGTTTAACTAATtcgataaataaaacaaggttaggcTAAAATATGGCAGAGCAGGGTATGTGTCTGGATGGCagcatttcagatgagatgttaaaactgaggccccgtctgctctctcaggcggacataaaagatcccacggcactgtatcgaagaagagcaggcgagttatctccactgtcctggccaatatctgtctctcaatcaacataacaaaaagattgtctggtcattatcacattgctatttgtggcagcatgctttgcacaaattggttgccatgtttcctacattacaacagtgactatacttcaaaagtacctcattcgctgtaaagcgctttgaggcatccggtgggttgacggtggataggcaatggcagacatttaaatatcacatggatgaactacaacaattgtacatccctatgtggcgtaagaatacaaaagggaaggtggctcaaccgtggctaacaagggaaattagggaaagtccaAGGAagtggcgtataaattggccagaaaaagcagcaaacccgaggactgggagaaatttagaatgcggtagaggaggacaaaggatttaattaggaggaggaaaatagagtatgagagtaagcttgcagggaacataaaaactgactgcaaaagcttctatagatatgtgaagagaaaaagattagtgaagactaatgtaggtcccttgcagtcagaatcaggggaattcataatggggaacaaggaaatggcagaccaaatgaacaaatatttgggttctgtcttcactaaggaagacacgaataacctcccgaaaataaatccccggggcctgatagtctgcatcccagagtacttaaggaagtggccctagaaatagtggatgcattggtgatcattttccaacagtctatcgactcgggatcagttcctatggactggagggtagctaatgtaacaccactttttaaaaagggagggagagagaaagcgggtaattatagactgggtagcctgacatcagtggtggggaaaatgttggaatcaattattgaggatgaaatagcagcgcatttggaaagcagtgacaggatcggtccaagtcagcatggatttatgaaagggaaatcatgcttgacaaatcttctggaattttttgaggatgtaactcgtagagtggacaagggagaaccagtggatatggtgtatttggactttcaaaaggcttttgacaaggtcccacacaagagattggtgtgcaaaatcaaaggacatggtattgggggaaatatactgacgtggatagagaactggttagcagacaggaagcagagagtcaggataaatgggtccttttcagaatggcaggcagtgactagtggagtgccgcagggctcagtgctgggaccccagctctttacaatatacatcaatgatttggatgaaggaattgagtctaatatctccaaatttgcagatgacactaagctcgtggtggtgtgagctgtgaggacgaggctaagaggctgcagaatgacttagacaggttaggtgagtgggcaaatgcatggcagatgcagtataatgtggataaatgtgaggttatccactttgggggtaaaaacgcgaagacagaatattatctgaatggtggcagattaggaaaaggggaggtgcaatgagacctgggtgtcatggttcagcaaacattgaaagttggcatacaggtgcagcacgcggtaaagaaggcaaatggtatgttggccttcatagctaggggatttgagtattggagcagggaggtctcactgcagttgatgaggcctcacctgaaatattgtgttcaattttggtctcctaatctgaggaaggatgttcttgctattgagggagtgcagcgaaggtttaccaggctgattcccgggatggccggactgacatatgaggagagactggatcaactgggcctttatacattggagtttagaaggatgagaggggatctcatagaaacatacaagattctgatgggatggggcaggttagatgcgggtagattgttcctgttgggaaagtccagaaccaggggacacagtcttaggataaggggtaggccatttaggattgagatgaggagaaacttcttcactcagagaattgtgaacctctggaattctccatcacagaaagttgttgaggccagttcgttagatatattcaaaagggagttagatgtggcccttacggctaaagggatcaaggggtatggagagaaagcaggaatgcggtactgaagttgcatgagcagccatgatcatattgaatggtggtgcaggctcgaaaggccaaatggcctactcatgcacctactttctatgtttctatgaaaggcgctatttaaatgtaaatctttctttctttgttcaTTCTATGTGGGAGTTAGTGGACAGTGAGATTGTCCCAAGTGAACACATCTACAGTAGATGTCTCCGTTTTGAATCTCTCCAGCTCAGAGTAATTcggctggagtgcgagttggagacactccaaCACATAAGGGAGGCGGAGAAATATCTGGACAGTTTGCTCCGCACCTTGGTCACACCTTGTAGTGATGTGCAAATTCAGAATGCGGTTGGTGTGATCGATACTGTACAGAGTAAGGGGAGCCCAGGTGAGATAGAGAATGACGATGCACATAAACTGATCCCATCCAACAGGTACAATTTACTTGCTATCTGTAAGGATAAAGACAGTCAGAAGGACAACCAAAATGTGGACCATGCACCttggagcaggaggctgtccaaggggaggaggaggggaagcgtAATGTGGTAGTTTGACTAATTAGAGGGACAGATCACATCTTTTATAAGCAGGATTGAGAGTCTcgcatagtatgttgcctccctggtgccagggtaagggacatcACTAACcggcttgaaaggatattggaagggaggggaaggatctagttgttgtggtccatgttgggaccaacaacaAAGGAAAGAGTAGACATGGGGTTCTGTTTGGAGAGTatcaggaactaggagctaaattaaataaCAGGATctcaagggttataatctctggattattacccgagccatgtgcaaattggtgtagggataagcagattagagctGTGAACACGTGGCTGAAAGAGTGGAGTAGAAAAGAGgcgttccatttcatgggacactggcaccagtactggaacaGGAAGGAACTGTACTGTTGGGGCGGGCTCTACTTGAACCGGTCTGGGACCAGGGTCCtcgcggaaaggataaatagggaggTCAcgaggactttaaactagtaaatggagGGCGGGCAGGCTCAGGTAGAAAAACTAGTATAAATAATAGTCTAAAACAAATGAAAAGGAAGAGAGTGAACTAACAGACAGAAATTGCGCTTTAGGCACTACAGGTAAAGTGAAACTAAAAGATGTGAAGTGATTAAAGTGAAGAAAAAAAGTGAGTAAAACATTAGAGCAGAAGGGCAGGttagggtgtgtggcccaaataaatGTTCTTTAGACAAACGCACAAAAGCATAAGGAACAAATTGAATGAATTACAGGTGCAAATACAACTTGGAGGGTATGAAATGGTAGCCAttgctgagacatggctgcaagaccaTTGGGACTGGGAAGTAAATAttccaggttataaggtctacaggaaggATGGGGATATTGGTAGAGGGGAGGAGAAGCCttcgtgattaaggatgaaatcacttcaatgaagaGAGCATATAACAAGAGGTAAGCAGGTAAGCAACTTTATGGGTAgcgttaagaaataggaaaggaattaacaacaacaacttgtatttatataagatcttagtgagagttgtgtataggccccctggtagcagcAGTGAAGTCGGAGATGGTATaattgcagagattagacaagcatgtagcaAAGGCAGAatcgttttaatgggggattttaactttcatgtagattgggataagcagacaagCGCATGTCAGAAAGGTATTGAATTAATTGAGTGTGTccaggatagttttctacaacaatatgtccttgaaccaacaagggggcatgccatattagatttagtaatgagccaaATTTAGTTAACAGACTATCAgtgtgtgaacatttatccaatagtgatcataatatgagaTCGAGGTCAACgtagcgtttgaaagggagaaatgcgaaACAGTGAAGATTCGAGATTTGGGAAATGCCgacttcaacgggatgagacagagactgtccacagtaaactaggcaaatctgttaatggataACTCGACAGAAGTTCTGTGGGAGATgtttaatgtgatacagaatcaGTTTATATCCccaaggggcaagagctctacttgccaaaaaaacagccatggatgactaaagaggtgAGAGCCAGGATAAAACAAAGAAAAAGCAgataaaaatgcaaaaaatagcacagatcttgGTGAATAGtagagatacaaagaacagcaaagggtcacaaaacagatagcgAGAGCTACAAAGGGAGTATGAAGAaagttgcaagggatatcaaaatcaacacaaaaaatgttacaattatattaggaaaaagagggtagaATGCCAGAcagcccaaggaaactaatattgaatcagggataacgactcaccaaaattaacatcagcaaaataacagtaatgaagaaaataacggCACTAAGGAGtgtcaaatccccaggaccagatggtttccatcccagggattAAAGGAATTAG
Coding sequences within it:
- the LOC139249857 gene encoding suppressor of cytokine signaling 6: MKKISLKTIKKSFNLNKGKDENEFVVVQQPSLVTDFGKEDSLFSCYGKDLAGNDLSKADEDDKGPKNKAKGEGLMGTLKRRLSAKQKQKAKGSSPSVNSVEDDRFSSSSTPTSINDLKAQRPLRSTSLRSHHYSPTPWPLRSASSEETCIKMEVKVKALVHNNSPTQALNGVRKEFHDMQTDHVFQDQNNTIKEIESQNGNSHLNLDESCHGPVVIGLMPQNYIQYTMPLDEGMYPMEGSRTYCLDNPLPMEVASVPAHVCSSALQADEDPMVPDLMVASDIFLDPPVNGLLIGTTGVILQNSCSNHVDIPPLSPLLPPVPNQMQLTFPGFGGTAAHVAERVRHHLNFDPNSAPGVGRVYDSVQSNGPMVVTSLTEELKKLAKQGWYWGPITRWEAEEKLANVPDGSFLVRDSSDDRYLLSLSFRSQGKTLHTRIEHSNGRFSFYEQPDVEGHTSIVELIEHSIKDSENGAFCYSRSRLPGSATYPVRLTNPVSRFMQVRSLQYLCRFVIRQYTRIDLIQKLPLPNKMKDYLQEKHY